Proteins from a genomic interval of Pseudoalteromonas sp. MEBiC 03607:
- a CDS encoding serine hydrolase, translated as MIFRKLAVAAALLSSCSFYSYADIDTKKIEDVIETSMARFDVPGMAVAIVENDKVVLAKGFGIANLDTGKKVNKDTLFGIASNTKAFTAAALAKLIDEGKLSWDDKVIDHLPEFRLYDPYVTREMTIRDLLSHRSGLGLGQGDLMIWPDTDKSIDEIIAGLKYLKPASSFRSKYAYNNLMFVTAGEVVARVSGMSWNDYIEKNILEPLDMKNSRAGFSRIPSSNKNWATGHIPMDGQLHPFFVNYLEDFRGAGAIASSVSDMSQWLRTQLAHGKMPNGQQLFTEKQQQQMWHPHITSLASKSAYEAYHQQFRGYGLGWSIEDFHGIKKLGHGGGILGMVSQVTLLPEKNLGIVILSNQQAFSALSAVTYEVLEDALDLEDKDWVEELAKKHFENKEKAYANAKPETPADYQPKLPNINYTGTLHDNWYGDVVIEELNGQLRIDFTHTKRLKGQLEHYTGNTFIVKWDEKLLEADAFIEFQMSPDNRVSSAKMRAVSTEVTDFSFDFRNLELHAKK; from the coding sequence ATGATATTCCGTAAATTAGCCGTTGCAGCGGCATTGTTATCAAGCTGTTCATTTTACAGTTATGCCGACATTGATACTAAAAAAATAGAAGACGTTATCGAAACCTCAATGGCGCGTTTTGATGTGCCGGGTATGGCAGTGGCGATTGTTGAAAATGATAAAGTCGTGTTAGCAAAAGGCTTTGGTATCGCAAACCTTGATACTGGTAAAAAAGTGAATAAAGATACCTTATTTGGTATCGCGTCAAACACCAAAGCATTTACTGCCGCAGCGTTAGCTAAATTGATTGATGAAGGTAAGCTCAGCTGGGATGACAAAGTAATCGATCACTTACCTGAGTTTCGTTTATATGACCCTTATGTAACCCGTGAAATGACCATTCGCGATTTATTAAGCCATCGCAGCGGCTTAGGTTTAGGGCAAGGCGATTTAATGATTTGGCCTGATACTGACAAATCAATTGATGAAATTATTGCGGGCCTTAAGTATTTAAAACCGGCGAGTAGTTTTCGTAGTAAATACGCGTATAACAACCTGATGTTTGTAACCGCAGGTGAAGTGGTTGCGCGTGTATCTGGTATGAGCTGGAATGATTACATTGAGAAAAATATTCTCGAGCCACTCGATATGAAAAACTCACGTGCAGGGTTTTCACGCATTCCTAGTAGTAATAAAAACTGGGCGACGGGCCATATTCCAATGGATGGTCAATTACATCCATTTTTTGTGAACTACCTTGAAGATTTCCGTGGTGCAGGTGCAATCGCTTCTAGTGTGAGCGATATGAGCCAATGGCTACGCACGCAGCTTGCGCATGGTAAAATGCCAAATGGTCAGCAGTTATTCACTGAAAAGCAGCAACAACAAATGTGGCACCCGCACATTACCTCACTGGCATCAAAAAGCGCTTACGAAGCTTATCATCAACAATTTAGAGGTTATGGTTTAGGCTGGAGCATTGAAGACTTTCACGGTATTAAAAAACTGGGTCACGGTGGCGGCATCTTAGGCATGGTGTCTCAAGTGACGCTACTACCAGAGAAAAACCTTGGTATTGTTATTCTAAGTAACCAGCAAGCATTTAGTGCGCTATCTGCGGTGACCTATGAAGTGCTTGAAGATGCGTTAGATCTTGAAGACAAAGATTGGGTCGAAGAGTTGGCTAAAAAGCATTTCGAAAACAAAGAAAAAGCGTACGCAAATGCAAAACCAGAAACGCCAGCAGATTATCAACCAAAACTGCCAAACATCAACTACACAGGCACACTACATGACAACTGGTATGGTGATGTGGTCATTGAAGAATTAAATGGTCAGTTACGTATTGATTTTACTCATACAAAGCGTTTGAAAGGCCAGCTTGAGCATTACACCGGCAATACCTTTATTGTTAAGTGGGATGAAAAGTTACTTGAGGCCGATGCCTTTATTGAGTTTCAAATGAGCCCAGATAACCGTGTGAGTAGTGCGAAAATGCGGGCTGTCTCTACTGAAGTAACTGACTTTAGTTTCGATTTTAGAAATCTAGAGTTACACGCTAAAAAGTAA
- a CDS encoding gamma-glutamylcyclotransferase family protein, whose translation MTIYNFSFGSNMSSSRLLARLPEAKRIGTAILKGYELTFDMVSTDGSAKCSIRETDNTDALVYGVVYQLNEMEKSILDEIEGPRYDCVDITVELIDGERVSAHCYIANTVDDSLLPFDWYLQHVHRGALEAGVPNHYSEAILARQSCDDPDKTRAAREFAIHNNKNHQGTL comes from the coding sequence ATGACTATTTATAACTTTTCATTTGGGTCAAATATGTCTTCGAGCCGTTTGCTTGCAAGGCTTCCAGAAGCAAAGCGTATTGGCACAGCTATTTTAAAAGGCTATGAGCTTACGTTTGATATGGTCAGTACCGACGGCTCTGCAAAGTGTAGTATTCGCGAAACAGATAATACAGATGCCTTGGTGTATGGCGTGGTATATCAGCTCAATGAGATGGAAAAGTCGATTCTTGATGAAATTGAAGGCCCGCGTTATGACTGTGTAGATATCACCGTTGAGCTTATTGATGGCGAGCGTGTATCAGCTCATTGCTACATTGCCAATACCGTTGATGACTCACTTTTACCATTCGACTGGTATCTTCAGCACGTTCATCGCGGAGCGCTTGAAGCGGGCGTACCAAATCATTACAGTGAAGCAATACTCGCAAGACAAAGTTGCGATGATCCAGATAAAACCCGGGCAGCGAGAGAATTCGCTATTCACAACAATAAAAATCACCAAGGGACATTATGA
- a CDS encoding LysE family transporter has product MQYLDEFLLIAIAHFFAVASPGPDFAIVLKQSIQQGRKNALWTSAGVGAAILLHIAYCVLGVALILSQSPSLFMALKYVAGAYLAYLGVQALRSAKPSDSKQQPLAQAEPESVYKAFRRGFFTNALNPKATLFFMSLFTLVISPETPVLVQAGYGLYMAIATWLWFSFLSLVLSRASVRSFFLKSGYWFDRGIGIVLIALAIRVVV; this is encoded by the coding sequence GTGCAGTATCTAGATGAGTTTTTATTGATTGCCATTGCCCATTTTTTTGCGGTAGCCAGTCCTGGACCTGACTTTGCGATAGTGCTTAAGCAAAGTATTCAGCAAGGACGTAAAAATGCACTTTGGACTAGCGCTGGTGTTGGCGCAGCTATTTTGTTGCATATTGCCTACTGTGTATTAGGTGTGGCGTTAATTTTATCGCAGTCGCCTAGCTTATTTATGGCTTTAAAATACGTAGCGGGGGCTTATCTGGCTTACTTAGGCGTGCAAGCTTTACGCAGTGCCAAGCCGAGCGATAGTAAACAGCAACCCCTTGCTCAGGCTGAGCCAGAATCGGTGTATAAAGCATTTCGACGCGGGTTTTTTACCAATGCACTTAACCCTAAAGCAACCCTATTTTTTATGTCGTTATTTACCCTTGTAATTAGCCCTGAGACACCCGTTTTAGTACAAGCTGGTTATGGTTTATATATGGCTATTGCAACTTGGCTATGGTTTTCATTTTTATCTTTGGTGCTATCAAGAGCATCGGTTCGTTCATTTTTCTTAAAAAGCGGGTACTGGTTTGATAGAGGCATAGGTATTGTGCTTATTGCGTTAGCTATTCGCGTTGTTGTGTGA
- a CDS encoding CreA family protein — protein sequence MKLLKLAGLTASLILLSGCSDDAASVSLGLFTTKDIKVVSQQDPIISGVTCHISHIEANLDFADPSDMSIACRQTGPITAEQLQKIDRSKSGEVVFKSSKSILFKSLKVRRIYDAPTRTLLYLSYSTKESSGSHHHALSTVPLYNTDAWQWAQSQE from the coding sequence ATGAAGTTACTAAAATTAGCTGGACTTACTGCGTCACTTATTTTGTTGAGTGGCTGCTCGGATGATGCTGCTTCGGTAAGTTTAGGGTTATTTACTACAAAAGACATTAAAGTAGTATCACAACAAGACCCAATTATTAGCGGTGTAACCTGTCACATCAGCCACATTGAAGCCAACCTAGACTTTGCTGATCCTTCTGATATGTCTATTGCCTGTCGTCAAACAGGGCCTATTACAGCGGAACAATTACAAAAAATAGATCGTAGTAAATCGGGTGAGGTGGTTTTTAAATCATCAAAAAGTATTTTATTTAAGTCATTAAAAGTGCGCCGTATTTATGATGCGCCAACACGTACACTTTTATATTTGTCGTATTCAACAAAAGAATCAAGTGGCAGTCATCATCACGCTTTATCAACAGTGCCTTTGTATAACACTGATGCATGGCAATGGGCACAATCACAAGAGTAA
- a CDS encoding outer membrane beta-barrel protein produces MKKSLGLLCFMFLSSTAQAGYSISAGFGKNFTNSVQTEENLKIELEDDSHFTVSFDRTIDNARYGFFYSATELDMKDQTNKQVEMQYLLFQSAIEVPLANRVVSFVGAQIGANHVSTDFADSDTYFTSGLYAGVDYLFTEQARVYVETRWLATIVNNASNVSCTLPTSEDNQCLWHFDGDVLNQFQTNIGFSYRF; encoded by the coding sequence ATGAAAAAATCGCTTGGTTTACTGTGTTTCATGTTCTTAAGTAGTACAGCTCAAGCTGGCTACTCAATTAGCGCCGGTTTCGGCAAAAACTTTACTAACTCGGTGCAAACCGAAGAAAATCTAAAGATTGAGCTTGAGGATGACAGCCATTTTACTGTCAGCTTCGATAGAACCATTGATAATGCTCGCTATGGCTTCTTCTATTCGGCAACCGAGCTTGATATGAAAGACCAAACCAACAAGCAAGTCGAGATGCAATACCTGCTATTTCAAAGTGCCATAGAAGTGCCACTGGCTAATCGTGTGGTTAGCTTTGTTGGCGCCCAAATTGGCGCAAACCACGTCAGCACTGACTTTGCCGACTCAGATACGTATTTTACCTCGGGCCTTTATGCAGGCGTCGATTATTTATTTACTGAACAAGCACGGGTTTATGTTGAAACTCGCTGGCTGGCAACTATTGTAAATAATGCAAGTAACGTATCGTGCACTTTACCAACATCAGAAGACAATCAATGTCTATGGCACTTTGATGGTGATGTGTTAAACCAATTTCAGACAAACATCGGTTTTAGTTACCGCTTTTAA
- a CDS encoding 5-carboxymethyl-2-hydroxymuconate Delta-isomerase codes for MPHIVIEHSEDLPILPQVLVEKVHQAVFDSGLFELSTIKTRAIAYQHYELGEGKDGFIHIGASIMAGRTIEQKQMLSEQLLSCLRTYCRRSYSLSVNIYDMDADIYRKC; via the coding sequence ATGCCGCACATTGTTATAGAACACTCAGAAGATTTGCCAATTCTGCCACAAGTGTTAGTTGAAAAAGTTCACCAAGCCGTTTTTGACTCTGGCTTATTTGAGCTTTCGACCATAAAGACTCGTGCAATTGCTTATCAGCATTACGAATTAGGTGAAGGCAAAGATGGCTTTATTCACATCGGCGCATCAATCATGGCAGGAAGAACCATAGAGCAAAAGCAAATGCTCAGTGAGCAATTACTAAGTTGCTTAAGAACATACTGTCGCCGCTCGTATAGCCTAAGCGTTAATATTTACGATATGGATGCTGATATCTACCGAAAGTGTTAA
- a CDS encoding winged helix-turn-helix domain-containing protein, producing the protein METSNRAYRLGSCVINPLENKLNCNGTEQILQPKFVELLGCLVARYPEPITREELINHVWDGNFYVGEKALTNAIWHLRKAFKELDPEQTYIETLRKTGYRVLLKPEPIDTADKEKSVGISITTAQIRQLFVAMCVISLVVMYWLFSSPSEQIKSSFVLPLNSIESVTASPGREIYPSISNDQHYLVYSWRQLGKPNNLYLRDLHFPEHPAKQLTDSPYTEGRSVFSPDANTLYYYRMGSDVCEIVKLSLINATSVVLGECSNKYPTDLDISSDGKTLVYIADHTTQSGDYVTRIKLLDLQAKQTNETFIPCNDDCETVYESVSFSPDAQRVVVTRNVKNNQKALFLIDVKTGQSQRLTHDFVDIHGVDWHPSKAQLAFSAVEGGKRYGYFYDIDNQTLINTQIAGMSSPNYSSDGSVYYHQWDLDKVITRLKIDEQVASSPFSMLSTNFSSLFPEYNQQQNKLLYVSNESGSSQLWIVNPDSSSRKQLTDFAHNTGEIRDPTWSADGRYILFSLYDNGSTRLYFYDFKVEQSQQIKLPFSHAVKPKFSADSQHILVSDGDYLYRYDLTAKSFGKAVEVPAQYGVETQTGDILFTNSRHAIWIKHHDTGVEEMLVNDIKLARSYAWLLVAKNAYHEGRIYYYKERLGDYRISYYDLASKQHHDLIALPERAYSRSSGLTYIPNERWLVYTAYLSPEIEIKRLPAAYLPK; encoded by the coding sequence ATGGAAACATCTAATCGCGCGTATCGGCTGGGTTCTTGTGTTATTAACCCACTCGAAAACAAACTTAACTGTAATGGTACTGAACAGATACTACAGCCTAAGTTTGTTGAACTATTAGGGTGTTTAGTCGCACGGTATCCTGAGCCCATCACACGCGAAGAGCTCATTAATCATGTCTGGGATGGTAACTTTTATGTTGGTGAAAAAGCCTTAACAAATGCTATTTGGCATCTACGAAAAGCATTTAAAGAACTCGACCCAGAACAAACTTACATAGAGACACTACGTAAAACGGGCTATCGTGTTTTGTTAAAGCCTGAGCCAATAGATACAGCTGATAAAGAAAAGTCAGTGGGTATTAGCATCACTACTGCGCAAATTCGTCAGCTGTTTGTGGCAATGTGTGTAATTAGTCTTGTGGTAATGTATTGGCTGTTCTCTTCGCCTTCGGAACAAATAAAGTCAAGCTTTGTGTTACCGCTTAATAGCATCGAAAGTGTTACTGCAAGCCCAGGTCGCGAGATTTACCCTTCAATTTCTAATGATCAGCACTATTTGGTGTATTCATGGCGACAGCTCGGTAAACCAAATAACTTATATTTACGCGATTTACATTTTCCTGAGCATCCAGCCAAGCAACTAACTGACTCTCCTTATACAGAAGGGCGCTCTGTGTTCAGCCCAGATGCAAATACTTTGTACTATTACCGCATGGGGTCTGATGTCTGTGAAATTGTTAAGTTGTCTTTGATTAATGCCACCAGTGTCGTATTAGGGGAGTGTAGTAATAAATATCCGACTGATCTCGATATTAGTAGTGATGGTAAAACCTTAGTCTATATTGCTGATCACACCACGCAATCAGGTGACTATGTCACTCGTATCAAACTGCTCGATTTACAGGCAAAACAAACAAATGAAACGTTTATTCCTTGTAATGATGACTGCGAAACTGTGTATGAGTCTGTGTCGTTTTCACCAGATGCACAGCGAGTTGTGGTTACGCGTAATGTTAAAAACAACCAAAAAGCGCTGTTTTTAATTGATGTAAAAACAGGGCAAAGCCAACGCCTAACTCATGATTTTGTTGATATTCATGGTGTAGATTGGCATCCATCTAAAGCGCAATTGGCGTTTAGTGCAGTTGAGGGTGGCAAACGTTATGGCTACTTCTACGATATTGATAATCAAACCCTAATCAACACGCAAATCGCTGGCATGAGCTCTCCTAACTACAGTAGCGATGGCAGTGTTTATTATCATCAGTGGGATTTAGATAAGGTGATCACGCGTCTGAAAATAGACGAACAAGTGGCCAGTTCACCGTTTTCTATGTTATCGACCAATTTTAGCTCGCTATTCCCAGAATATAATCAGCAGCAAAACAAACTGCTGTATGTGTCGAATGAATCGGGCAGTTCACAGCTTTGGATTGTTAACCCCGATAGCAGCTCGCGAAAGCAGCTTACTGACTTTGCACATAACACCGGGGAAATTCGTGACCCAACTTGGTCAGCCGATGGACGCTATATTTTGTTTTCATTGTATGACAATGGCAGTACCCGCTTATATTTTTATGATTTCAAAGTAGAGCAAAGCCAACAAATCAAACTGCCATTTAGCCATGCTGTTAAACCCAAGTTTAGTGCTGATAGCCAGCATATTTTAGTCTCTGATGGAGACTATCTTTACCGTTATGACTTAACAGCAAAAAGCTTCGGTAAAGCAGTTGAAGTGCCAGCGCAGTATGGTGTTGAAACACAAACAGGTGATATTTTATTTACTAACTCGCGCCATGCTATTTGGATTAAACATCATGATACGGGTGTAGAAGAAATGCTGGTGAATGATATTAAATTAGCGCGCAGCTATGCATGGTTGCTAGTGGCAAAGAATGCTTATCATGAGGGACGTATTTATTACTATAAAGAACGCTTAGGTGATTACCGTATTAGCTACTATGACTTAGCAAGTAAGCAGCATCATGATTTAATTGCTTTACCAGAGCGTGCTTATAGTCGCTCATCGGGCCTGACCTACATACCCAATGAGCGTTGGCTGGTTTACACTGCGTATTTATCGCCTGAGATAGAAATCAAACGCTTACCCGCAGCCTATTTACCAAAGTAA